The sequence below is a genomic window from Vicinamibacteria bacterium.
GCGGTTCCCGCCTGGCGCGCATCGGAGATCGATCCCGTCCAGGCTCTCCGGGAGGATTAAGGCGTGACTCAGAAGCCTCTTCGGTTGTGGCCCGGCGTCGTCATCGTGATCTTGCAGTGGCTGGGCTTGTTCGTAGTGCCCGTCGTTTTGCCCGAGGCCGCCATCTACGGTGTGATCGGCGGAATGGTGGGCGGCTCTGCGGCGATCGTTGTGTGGTGGCTGTTCTTCAGTCGGGCCCCTTGGTCGGAGCGCATCGGTGCCGTCGCGCTGATGATCGCCGCGATGGCCGCGATGCGGCTCCTCCTCCACGAATCGGTTGCGCAGGGGAACATGGGGTTCCAGTTCCTGCTCGTCATCCCGCTCCTGAGCCTCGCGTTCGTTGTCTGGGCGGTCGCCACCCGCCGCTTGTCGAACGGACTCCGGCGCACGGCGATGGTCGCGACCATCCTCCTCGCGTGTGGATCCTTCACACTCGTGCGGAGCAAGGGCCTCAGGGGCAATGGCATGCCGGAGCTCGCATGGCGTTGGGCGGAAACTCCCGAAGAGCAGCTGCTGGCTCGGGCCTCCGACGAGCCGATGGCGATTCCGCCCTCCCCGATCGAGGAGCAGACTCCCGAGGAGACGCCGCGGGGCGATGCGGGCGCGGACCCAGCGGCGCTGCCGCCGGCCTCGAAAGCGGGGGTACCCGACGAGGCGCTGGCCGCCGCCCCGCCCGCCGGCGAAGTGGACACCCCGTCGCCTGCGGGAACCGCAGCGAAGGCGGCCGAATGGCCCGGATTCCGCGGACCCCATCGCGACGGCATCCTCCCAGGCGTGCGGATCGAGACCGACTGGTCCCGATCGCCGCCGGTCGAGCTCTGGCGCCGGCCGATCGGACCGGGCGTCTCCTCCTTCGCGGTCCAGAGCGGCCTCATCTACACCCAGGAGCAGCGCGGTGAGGACGAGATCGTCGCCTGCTACGACGCTACCAACGGCGAGCCGGTGTGGATGCATGCGGACACGACCCGATTCTGGGACTCGCATGTCGGCGTCGGTCCGCGCGCGACGCCGGCACTCGGCGGCGGACGCGTCTACGCACTCGGTGCGACCGGAATCCTGAACGCGCTCGACGCCCGCGACGGCACCCTGGTGTGGTCACGCAACGTGCCCTCCGATACCGGCGCGAAGGTCCCGAGCTTCGGTTTCACGAGCTCGCCGCTCGTGGTCGACGACGTGGTCATCGTCCACGCCGGTGCGCTCGTCGCCTACGACCTCAAGACCGGCGATTCCCGCTGGTTCGGCCCCGCGAGCAGGACCTACAGCTCCCCGCATCTGCTGACGATCGACCGCGTCCCGCAGATCCTGCTGCTGGGCGAAGAAGGTGCGACCAGCGTCGCGCCGGCCGACGGCGCGATGCTCTGGCACCACTCGTGGCCGGGC
It includes:
- a CDS encoding PQQ-binding-like beta-propeller repeat protein, with product MWPGVVIVILQWLGLFVVPVVLPEAAIYGVIGGMVGGSAAIVVWWLFFSRAPWSERIGAVALMIAAMAAMRLLLHESVAQGNMGFQFLLVIPLLSLAFVVWAVATRRLSNGLRRTAMVATILLACGSFTLVRSKGLRGNGMPELAWRWAETPEEQLLARASDEPMAIPPSPIEEQTPEETPRGDAGADPAALPPASKAGVPDEALAAAPPAGEVDTPSPAGTAAKAAEWPGFRGPHRDGILPGVRIETDWSRSPPVELWRRPIGPGVSSFAVQSGLIYTQEQRGEDEIVACYDATNGEPVWMHADTTRFWDSHVGVGPRATPALGGGRVYALGATGILNALDARDGTLVWSRNVPSDTGAKVPSFGFTSSPLVVDDVVIVHAGALVAYDLKTGDSRWFGPASRTYSSPHLLTIDRVPQILLLGEEGATSVAPADGAMLWHHSWPGIGILQPALTAEGDVLVSQVDVTAAPLGTRRLAVEQRSDGWIAEERWTSIRLKPSFSPLVVHEGHAYGFDGRLLSCIDVEDGERKWKGGRYGSGQLLLLPDQDLLLVVSEDGELALVAATPDQFTELARIPAIEGKTWNQPVLVGDVLLVRNGEEMAAFRLSLPST